TGGGACAAGggtaaaattaaaacaagatatccTCTGTagagcaaatatatttattatgcaCTTTCATATACATAGGGATTTTTGCTTAATATAATAcaaggaataaaataaacttttacaaTGTGAAATTCAATGTACATTTTAGGCTATTTACATACCCCAaaccaaggaaaaaataaaaagaaagcatttgtcTGCAACTACATTTGCTGAGAAGTGTAAATGGAGAACATTAAGCAAAACAAACATTTGCATAGCCAAACAATATTGAGAAAATTATTTACTCCTGTTTTTAAAGTAGTGAATTATTTTTGGTAAGGATTCCAGTAGAGGTGGGGGGAtaaggaagagagacaaaagatACTGGCTGCACTTTGCAGTACACAGGAGTTCCAGTCAATTTTCCTTAGAAAACCTTTCCTACGTACAATcagattttaattattcattactGTATTTTCTATCACTTCCCTTATTACCAACTCATGACTTTTAGGGAATGGGCGCAGATGGAATGTTAAAAAAGTTATAAGCACATGGCGTCATAGGCGTGTAGTGACATCAGGTGATTTAcgaaatttaaacattttgatttttaaaatagctatttAGGCATTTTTAATTGAGAGGactattttttagtctttttcatGAAGCAAAAGCCATTTTTAGTCATGCTATTAAATCCCCCACAAAAACAAATAGGCAAAGCAGGGCATCTTCAGCACCCTTATCATCCTTATCCTAACTAAAAGCCAGTTCTGTCCTATTCCAAAATACAATTAATACAGAAACACCCAGAGGTATACTtacttttgaaaatcatttttcccACAGATTCTCTTCCTACCAACTGTTTCAAGTGTACATAATAGGGATATGAAAACATTCAgctctttgaaaaacataaatcCCTTATGTAATGAATCATATCTTTGCCCTTTGGCCACAAGGTgcatttttgtaaaaaacaataaaattaaataaatacaattccaATAATTCAAGGTTAATAGAAAAACTGGCAGCTTTCAGGGTTCTCTTCTAAAGAAAAATACACCTAATAAGAAATTAGAGCTTCATCTTCTACAGTAATGTAAATGTACTGTATTTGAGATATGAGTAAGATTGGTTCTAATAATAGTATGTATTCATATTTATCAATAGAATCATTAACACTTTTAAGGCTACTTTGCAAGAGTCCTATTAagtgtatttaataaatgtcCCATAGGGACAAAAATTCAATACTTGAAACATTCACATTCGAGTTATCAATATTGCCATGTCACCTTAATATCGATTGAACTTCTCTCCTATTCCTGACTATGACTTACCGATGACACAAACAAAATGTGTTTcgctgactttaaaaaataaaacaaaagccttACACGAAGATTCAAGTGAAACTTATCACAACCAATtacatgtttctatttctgtgaacaATGCATCACGTGTGTCCTTCATATATGAAGATGACATTACCGACCTCTGTTACTCAAGATTTTTCTCCAGTATTAGTGTTTTTGTGCTGAATCTCCAAATTCTCTTTCCTCATTCCTCTTTCTTATCAACAGCACATGGGAAAAAACAGAATTTCTGGGCTTTCTAAAATTCACGGGGCTTATTCAAAGATCAAACCCACAACCATGGCTTCTCAACAATCAATTCTAACCTCTCCAGACATACACACAACCCATCTAAGCCAGTCTCACTGGTTTAGAGCCCATCTGGAAGGCCAAGGCTGTGGGTCCCCTGCTCATTTGAGCCAGTCACCTGTTTTCCCTGGTCACAGACTTCATCTTTAACCCTGCCATCTGGTCATCCTGTGAGCAActggtcaaagaagaaaacaggaaagagtaTGTGGACAGAAAAGTGCAAATCCATCACTATTGTTTAccaaatatcaataaaaaaatacacatgtgcTAAGACTGACAGGTTAGTGGTGTCATCTGTGAAGGACCGCATGTATTACATCCAACTACCACTACAACTGATTCAACTGATTTTGAGTCAGGGGCTATCTTGGTCATGCAGTGATTTACAAGATCGAAACAACTGAGAGAGAAGCCAGCATGAAAATTTACGCTGGGAAACGATATTTTATTTAACTGGACAGAAGAGATAAGTGTAGTCAATGAATTGTTCAGGGATCAAAAATCTACCCTCAGACAGGTGCATGTCCTACGTACACATGCCCTGAGGCATGGCTTTGTCCCTGAGATTTTTCATGCCTCAGGAATGATAGTCTGTCTTCTTGGAGGTGGAGTGACAAGTGAGTGGAAGGTGAAACTGCATCCCAGTGAATGAAACAGAACTTTGTTCTGTCTatagtctgctttttcctctctttctctttctttctttctttttgtcatctgtaGCCAGAGATTAGGAGGATTCTACTGGGAAATCCAAATTTAAACTAATACTTAGAGCAGCTCCCTAAAAcactagaattattttttaaaaatctgtcaacAAACCATTTTTCACCTCAATGTGGCATTATTAAATAGAAACACATTTTCAACCAATGCTGAAGGTGTACTGAACATAAAATAGttgcatgatttattttattgagcaacatttttaaagatacaagaAACAAGCCATACACTACAACAATGCAAATGTGACTGAAACAATATGCTTTAAGTTTCGTttgccacaaaaaaagaaaaaataaaataaatacaaagaacactgCCTTTTCGTATATATTTGAATCATGGCACATGCACATTTATCAAAtcttaacttaaaattttttcatcttttatcagGGAACTGCAGTATATatctgcatttaaaaacaaaagtgctTATTCTTGTGTAGTGAATACAAAGcacacaaaatgaaattttttaagcACAGAGGGTTACATTGAGAAGGCAGCCTTACTATTTAGGCACATTACAGTAATTAAGGTAACTGTACTGCAGAtatcacattcttctttttttttcagcaaatcAACAGGCATTTTATGTTTTCATCCAGTAGCTGAAGAACCACTCCAATCACAATGTCTTCTGTTTCACAGAATAGGAAACTAatgcaaaagttaaaaaaaaaattaatttctacatTATACTTATTATATAACTACACATAGTTTTAACACCCTatataattatgtgtgtgtgtgtgtgtatatatatatatatatatatatatatacttactatGTAAAGCATAAAGTGGACACATCTATTAGAGATTCATTAGTCaacttaaaaatcacttttaaggAATCCACAAGATGATTACCCTAATTCATGTGTTTTactgtttaatatatatttatactttgcCTTTACAAAAGATGTCACGAGAGTCAGAGGGTTGTAGcatcactaaatatttttaaaataaatcacactGCAGAACGAACTACtttacacaaattatttttaaatggtatctTACCAGTCCTCCATCGATTCATATTGAAGGGTGTTTACTATTAGAAAGCACAGgaagtttataatttataataatgctTCACCTAAAATACCCCTAAAATATAGCTCCAAAGACAAAAAAAGCGAAAGGAGGAAATTTCAATTTACTAGAGTACAATTTTGTTAGAGGCTGAAAAATAGTTAAGCAAAGTGGGGTAAATATACTTGTAGTATAAATTAGCAAAGATTCCTAACGAAACCTTTGGATTTACCTAATGAGAGAAATGTGCTTCTAAAAAAGTATctattataaaattatgtatatattttctcattaactTCCCCTATGTAATTAATGAAGCATCCATTGTGGTGGAAAGAAAAGtttctatttaataaatatgatttattttgaggTTTAAACATATAATTCTTATGTCTAAATATACTAGGCTCTAAATACCCTCTTGCCAATACATCCAACTTACCATCTTTCCTCACCTATTCTTGGTGTGTGCAAATTTTACTTGGGAGATTTTTAAGAGATCTGTCATAATAAAAATTACCTTTTGCTGATTAAATTTTTGACTTCTTCCAGggtgaaaaaggaaggaaattaacattgactACCTATCTACTAAGCACTACATACACTATTTTATTCAAACCAAAATGTGAATATTACAGAAATGGTCCTCTCCCCTCCACTACCATCAAAGAACTTTTAAGAGGGGAAATGACTGAATAGGAAGCCATTCTTAATCTGAGATCCATTAAGCagtattattcattcattcatttattcattcactcattcgttcCTCCATTCACTTACTCAATACCTTTTCACTGAGAAACGACCATAGGTCCAAACAGTATTCCAAGTACATGGAATatgtcagaaaacaaaacataaaaatccctACTTTCAGAGTTTACATTTTAGTTGGGAagagacaaataataaacataataaaaaataaaatacataaagtatgCTAAATAATAAGTTCTTTGGATAAcaaaaagcaggaaaggaaaaaagagagtgcTGGTGGCGGGACAATTCAAATTCACAAGGAAGCTAAGGGAAGGTGTAGTTGAAAGAGAGGATGGCATCTGACTAAAGATTAGGCGAGGGAATTGGCCATGTGACCATTAGGGAAAAGAGCATCCTTAGTAGAGAGAACCctacttttgacattttattctCTATGTTGATGAAATGTTACCTTTTATAATGGTGTTTCCTTTTTATAGTTGAAGCTAGGGTCAGAACCCTCAATCTGAAGCTTCAGGGCTTGTTTAAGGCTTAATTCCGTCTCGGAGGAAGGATATCCTTCTAACACTTCCTGATGCCCCCTGTCTTGGATTGTCCGTGGGACCGAAACCCTACCAAGAAAAACCTGGTTGCTCTGAAGATGGTAATTTGGATTGGTCATTAtcccatttctcttcttctgctcccCACTTTGCTGATGAATGAGAAATTGCTGTTGAGATCGACCAATTTCTTGCTGAGTTGAAGGTACCATAATTTTGCACTGAGATTCTGCCGATATTTGTTTAGGTGGCACACTAGTCCCGGATTTGGCCGTCAGCCCTCTTTTATCAAACTGAGTCATTTCATATTCTAAAACCTTTGGCTGTgaagaattattttgtttagcttttttcCCAGCTGCCCCAGATTTGCTGGAattttctgatttcccccctttatttgtTTTAGTCGACTTCAAGCTGGGTTTCACCTGACTCCACTCAAATTCACTACTTGGTGAATTATGGCTCTGTCCCAAGGATTGCGTCGTGGAAGATGGGGACACAATTGACTGTCGACTTCTACTGCGTGGCAACGAATGCTGCTGAATTTGTTCTGTAAATGACAGGTTATGAAAGCTATCAATTGGCACTGTTTGAGCCGTTGCTGTGGATGAAGTAGTTCTCAAAGATGAATTTTTCGAGCTTTTCAGGGAATTATTTGACAACGACGACTTCTGACGATCAACCGTAGAATCTGGAGATTCTGAAGGAGAACTGAATGCATGAGCTGGCCCATTAGGTAAACCACGCAATGAAGGCTGCATGTCCCCTCCACCAGTACTGCCAGAACTATTTGATTTGATTGTTAATGATTGCATTTTTGAAGACACCGACTGCAGAGGTTTTTGCTCCATTGTATGAACAGGAGATGGGGAACAGCCGTTCAAACTAGATGCaccatatttttctaataatttaattatttgagaatgTCCGTTTTTGGCTGCAACACGCATTGCAGTGCGTCCAAATTGATCAGCATGGTTTGGATCAGCACCGTGCTCTAATAGGACCTGCACAACATCAATGTGCCCTTCCTGAGCTGCAATACAGAGTGCAGTTGCACCCTGATTACATGTATGGTCAACTATGGCACCATGCTCGATCAGAAGCTGAACCACTTTTACGTGGCCCTGCCAAGCTGCAGACTGCAAAGCAGATCGCTTTTCGTTGTCGGCAGCATTGATGTCAGCATGGTAGGTTATCAAAACCTGCACCATTTCCAAATGGCCTTGCCAGCAGGAAACGTGAAGTGCTGTCCTTCCTTCGGCATCACTTGCTTCTACATTTGCACCATTTTCTAGAAAATACTCAGCCATCGTAAGTTGGTTTTCTAAGGCCAAAATATACAGCGTAGGCCTCCCATCAGCATCTTTGTAGTTAACGTCAGCTCCATGGCTAAAGAGTAATTCAACAATGTCCCTATGCCCTTCTAATGCAGCAACCCGCAGTGCATTTCTCCCATCATAACCTCTTTGATCAATGTTGGATTTATTTTCCAATAATATTTGGACACAATCATAATGACCCTCTTGCGAAGCCAATATGAAAGGTATTCGTCCATCGTTATCGATCTCATTTGTTCTAGCACCTTGTTCAATAAGTGCTTCACATATTAATCTGTGACCTTCAAAAGCTGCCATATGCAAAGGTGTCCACCCGGCATCATCTCTGTGATTTTCATCTAACCCTCTATCCAGGAGGGTACGTACTACCTCAACATTTCCTTGGGCTGAAGCTATGCTGAGGACTGTCCTACCTTCACTATCGATGCTATCCACAGCTGCACCCCAAAACAAAAGCGTGTTTACAACTGAGGCATGGCCCATAGAAGCTGCTGCTAAGAGGGGTGTCCGACCATTGTTATCTGTGTGGTCTACATCTGCTCCCCCTTCTAAAAGCAAGTCAACCACATCGACATGTCCTTCGTAGGCAGCTACCAGCAGTGGAGTCATTCCATCTTTATCACAATGATCTACTTCAGCACCTCGATCAATTAAAAGACTAACAACTGATGCATGTCCTTTACTTGCAGGCACACAAAGTGCAGCTACAGAGAGTGCAGTCCTGCCATCAACATCCTCATGATTCACTTCTGCTCCGTGGTCCAGGAGGTGTTCCACAATTTCTCTGTGGCCCATGTATGCTGCTGCTATCAGCGCAGTTCTGCCTTCATTATCAGCTTTGTTGACTTCAGCACCGTGTTGTAGCAAATTCAGTACAATATCCTCATGTCCTCCCCAAGCTGCTGCTCTCAAAGCTGTTCGGCTATCAGCATCTGCACAATCCACTTTTACACCTGCATAAAGTAGTGCAGAAACTACCTCGGTATGGCCACCCCAAGCAGCAGATCTTAATGCTGTCCAACCATCTTGATCAGTATGATTAATATTTGCACCACACCCAATCAAACAATTAACCACCTTGGTATGTCCTTGTCTAGCAGCTAGGGTAAGTGGTGTATGTCCATGCGCATCTTCGATCTCTAAATCTGCTCCCCTGGAGACAAGTAAATTCACTACATCAAGATTGCCACTGTATGCCGCATTAGCTAATAATGTTCTCCCATTTGAATCACACTGATTTACCGAAGCTCCATTATCTAACAATGTCCGAATGGAATCCTCTCTTTCCAAGGCTTGTCGGACTATGCACGATGTGCGATCATCTTCACTGTTGACGTGAGCACCAGCTTTAACCAACAGCTGTAGCACTTCTTGTTCCTTGGGTATTAAAGTTGACAGGGAATCTCTGACAGGTGTACCATTCCATATCATCCAGAGAGCTAACTCAGCTGTCTCTAACTGTAAGTTTGAATTAATTAAATGCAATGCAAATTCTTGTGCTTCCAACGGTGTTAAATTCTTGGCTTGACAGGTATAACTCATAGCCAACATTCTGTGTCCTTCCGCTGCATTACATAAATACTTCTGAGTGCAATGTTTCACATCCAGAAGCCACTCCGCAAAACTATAGTGGAATAGTATTTTAGTATTTCCTAGTCCATCAACAAGAAGTTTGGAGAGGACATCTAGCTTACGTTGAAAGTCTTCCAAGGTTAATGACATATTTTTGGTCCATACCGCATGATATAATTCCGTTATGGTCAAAGGCCGGCAGGCTGCAAGAATCACATTCAAAATGGGCTGAACTTTTGCAAACTGTTTCCTTACAAAAAGTCTCTGACACAGCCAGAGATAGAGACCATTTAGAGTTCCCGGGATGTCACGAATCtctcttaacataataaaattttctacAACTCCATCTAGAACTCGTTCTAGATAAAGAAAGCATCCACTGCTTTTAATGTGCAGTTGATTTAACATCTCTGCAGTTTCTTTTGTGAGGTGTTGTCGCAAAGCTTCTTCTTGATCTAAACGATGAAGGATATACTGCTGAACATCCTTAACAATATATGCCTTCCGAAGGTCATCTAAGCTTATTTTTCGGAAAcctaaacagacaaaaaaaagtaGATGCCATCAGCTGAACATGATTACAGAAGCTgccatatatttgaaaaagatgTCCTCAATATATAATAAACTAATAAGcaaagaaatcaataacaaatcAATACTAATAAACTAACacctatgaatatatatacatatttttaagatttatgcgcaggtggggggaggggcacagggaaagaatcttcaagcagacttcctgctgagcgcagagcccaccaGGGAGCTTTGATCCCatgaaccatgagatcatgacctgagctgaaaccaagagacggctacttaaccgaatgagctacccaggtgccacAATATCTATGAGTATATAAatcagttttctcttccttctgtaaaAACGCATTAATGGTAGATAAACTGTTTCATTTTCTGATCTACAAATGGAACTAATTCTTATTCTATTAATGGCTCAGGGCTCCTCTCAACTTTAATGACAAGAGATACCAAACTCAACATTAGAAAGTCTTACATAGATATCCATGGAAGCACCTTGGTAAGATTTTCTGAACTCCCAAATGACTAAGGAAAAAAGGTTGCCAGAGATAATAACACTTGCTTGTTTTTACAAGCTGATCTTTTTCAcatgaaaaatttatatatttctaccCACATACCTGAATGTACACTAGCCTTAATTATGGGACTGAATATTTATATCCAATTAGAGTATTACCTGTCACTGCCTCTAAATTACTACTATAAATACACCTTcataaagaatacatacaaaatgcttacagtttaaaaaataaagctcttcCAAATCTAAATGCTTAGTAATATGAATTTAgatagaataaattattttatcattaatgaTGGTTATCTATTCATtaaaacagaactgaaaatatCTGTTAATAATTTGAATATCTTGAGTTAAAGTActgaaaataattacttttttaaaactgcaaCTTCTAATCATTATATATGCAATTCTCTTATGAATATGCACAATTTAATACATTGCTATCAAAGCactttaacacatttttataagGCTGGAAAATGCTCAACATTTTTAGGGGGATAAAAACAGGATTTACTGAAATGTTGGACCATATCTCTGTTGAACCACTTTTGTACTCTTACTGAAAATATTTCCCAGGGTATGAAACTTCTTAGTGCTGCTGACAGTATAGAATGACAGGGTGACAGGATGTGTGCCAGTATTTATAACCTGATGCTCACTGCAATTTTTTATTATCCTAAAGAATCTGTGAGGGTAGGGACTAGGAAATACAATAAGAAAGTCAACTAAATTCTGGCATACTGATACACTAGTAAATTATGTAGCCGTTAAAATAGTCATTAAAAAGACAATACAGTAACACTTACAAAtgttaaactttattttgaaaagcagGAAGTCAAATTGATATAAGTATGATCTCAACTAGGTGGGTAACATGCACAAAAGTTAACACATAATGTTAGAGTGGTTACTTAATACTTTATTCCTGAAAGATGTTAATATTTGAGTATGttgtcatttaaaacattttctatatggagcatgtattattttataatatatataagatataaataaatacgtatgaaaatcttcaaaaatacttGAGGATTAATTTCTTTGCGCACAAAACGGTTTCAAATGGGCTATTTCCTTCAGTCCCATAACACGTACCAACTGCCATTAGCCCACAATAATAACCTCATAGGCAGTCAAGATTCTGCTTAAGGGCCAAAGTAATTTTCATTAAACTGACTCTAATCTGAAGCCATTAATAAAAATGCTACTGGTTAGTGTAGTGAATAcatcaggaaagagaaaatctctttCCAACAATGTTAAATCCTCGATGTGAGTGGATGAAACTTAGACCTAGTAAAAATCTTAATGTTCTTTCCCTATGGTGTACACCTACCAATTTTAACTCTGAATGGACTCCTTTCAATTCAAAGCCCATATATTTCATcttaaaacaatagcaaaaagcagaaagaaatacagaggaCACAGgcaaggaaaactgaaaaaagtctaggaaaaaagttgaataaatgaaaaaatatgctaTGCTCATGGATGGaaagaaagcatattttatatttcaaatttctcctatattaaaagttttaaccaaatttagtattttttgtttatatcattaatagttataattttaaaaagtatgctaTTAAAGTcaatctggagaaataaaagtaaaaatatataattcagaaTAATAATATTGGTGACAATGAGGGCAGGGAAGTATAtgtaccaaaaaaataaaaatattaaaccaatGTGCCACTTGCACAAAAATGCCAACAGATAGTTGAGAAGACAAGACAGACAGTTTAGAAATACATCAATAACACATCAATATACATACGTGGCAGTAATTACACTTACCGGTAAACATCTTAGTAACAGCCTTACTCTGTTTTCGGGCAGAACACAGAAGTAATAGCCACGGTGGAAAGAACTCATGGTGACCAGCTAAAAGCTCTGCAACAGTTCCAGAGAAGCCGGTAGATGTCTGTTCACCTTCCGTGATGTTACACCCTTCATCAACAGAGTCCACAAGCAGATACAAGCTCTGCTGGGGAGGCTTCATTCCCAAAAGAGGGAGCAGAACACATCTGTACAACACACCCAAATGAACATTTTGAATGTTACTGGCTATGATGTTTAGTTTATCATTCAAACATTAGTCATACagcttataaatatatatttaagaatacatAAATTaaggttttagaaataaaactatcGTACAAGTTTCAGTTCCTTACTTTGAGATACTAGTCCTAAATAGTTCACATTTTCAGTAACAACATTTTCCACAacaaagtgagtgagagagagagagagagagagagagtgtgtgtgttagTAATTCAGCATAATGAGGAGGACAGTAGGAACTTTAGGAAACCACATTTCAATATTCCCTTCCTGATTTTTTGAATCACCAATAAAAAGCCTGAATTGCTTATAACCAAGTTAAAATGtgttgcaaaggaaaaaaaaaaaaaaacctttggggaccactttaataaaaagaaaataccaagtaTCCCGCATCATTTCGAAATGTTTCATTATGATTTCTCTTACAAAATGGACTGCAGGCTATGCTAGCTTGTCAcgcacaaattttatttttaaaaaatggtacaaAAATTACTATAATCTACGTCCTGTTTGGTCTATGTTTAAATTTCAATGTTAAAGAACAAATTACTAGATTTAATTCAACAGAACAAGCATTTCCTACTCATAACTTATACTGCAATCGAATATAACATTTTCTTCACTGAAACAACGCTCAttcattttcaacaaatacttacttaAGCATGTCATGTGCCGAATAAGGCACTGAAAGGGACATAATCCATTTAGTTATGAATACCAAAAATTTACAGATAATACTTTCTACGACTCTCAAACTTTCAATCCCATAGCAACCAAGATCTAATTTATCACTATGTCCTAccaatatttctttataaaaatctcTCAAACCCACCTCAGTCTGTAACATCATCATCCTACTCCATGCTACCATCATCTCTCTCACCTGGGCCACCATAATCACCTGTATGTTCTGTATGTTACATGTCTCCAACCACTTCCCCAGAGTTCCTACTGCAGCCAGAGCAACCTTTTTACAATACCACTCCATCCACACTAGCCTTCTTTCAATGACTTTTATTAGATATAATTACACAAggaccttttcattttttttttttttttggaagatttcatttgtcagagacagagacagagagagggagcatgcacaagcaggggcaacagcaggcagtgggagaagcaggcttcccgctgagcagggagcccgatgcaggactcaatcccaggaccctgggaccatgaactgagccgaaggcagacgcttaaccgactgagccacccagtcatcccacaCAAGGACCTTTTCATTTGCAGttttctctgcctgaaatgtgcttcttttctctcttcatgtAATTAACTCCTCCTTAATCTTCGATTGTAAGCCTGAGAGTCACCTTTCCAAGATTGAATCCCTATAATATGCTTTCATAGTATTAACAATATTTCTTTCATAACACTATCAAATTTGCATTGTTAGACTTCCTAATTTAACGTCAATAatccttatttcttcctttacactGTAAGCATCAAGAAAACAGAGACCATGTCAGTTTTGCTCATGAGTGTACTCCAGGACTTAGCATAGTGCTGTGCCCATAAGAGATCCTAAATAAAGACTTGACATTGTTGTAGTCtggaatggaaaacaaataacTTCAATGCATTGTGCTCAGTGCTATGATAAAAAGCAGTAACATCACTAATGTGATCAATAAATGACCAACTCAAGGGAAGtaaagaggaaaggcagaggtTGTCAGAGAAATATTCAAGTATTAGAAGCTCAGATGAATTAAGTTATAGTTCTCCAGGAATTGTAATAAATTTACAATACATTttacaataaattataattaagagGAAGAAGGGCAATCCTGACAGAAGGAATATGCTAAATTTGGGAAAATTTACTTTACTGCACCTTATGTATATATTTCCTCTATTATGAGAACAAAGAAGGTTGATGAATAACAGATACTATAGTAATATTTATACCATAGTATATAACATACCAAAGTAACGTACTATAATTACTGCCACTTGAGAAGTAACACACAGTGCTATGAGAGTACACAGAGGGCCAACTTAGAACTTACTTTTGACAGGGATAGGGTGGGGGAGAGCTCAGGGAAGCCAAAAAAAGGAGCTTAGTCAGGAGAAAGAGCTAGGGTAAGGACAACAcacaggaccaaaaaaaaaaaaaaaaaaaaaatcgagttGTGGCAACCTCACCTGcaaaatcttgaagaaaagaaagaccacTGAACAAAGTATGGAAGAAAAGTTAGGAAAATGCGTAAATATTGGGTTTTATAAGCTTTATTACAAAAATTGGACCGTGACCTAAGGGTACTAAGGAGCCACTGAAGTACTTTAAGCAGGAAACTGAGatgtttatatttgtgtttataaaGGTAACTGGCTGTATTTGAAGGAAAGCCTGAAGCAGGGTAAGTCTACAAGGGAAGAGTGAGTTGGGAGGCCACTGCTTATAAAAAAAATGGGGTAGCACCACTGCTAACTTTAATTCAGTGTTTTACATGctttaagtactttacatatccattaactcatttgattctcacataAACTCTTTAAGATGAGTACTATTATAATATCCA
The sequence above is a segment of the Zalophus californianus isolate mZalCal1 chromosome 2, mZalCal1.pri.v2, whole genome shotgun sequence genome. Coding sequences within it:
- the ANKRD50 gene encoding ankyrin repeat domain-containing protein 50; this translates as MTNPWEEKVCKMAQTSLLQGKQFYCREWVFHKLQHCLQEKTNCCNSAVNTPSLVMNSGNNASVVSGKGAAWGVLLVGGPGSGKTALCTELLWPSSPISLQRGLHRQALAFHFCKAQDSDTLCVGGFIRGLVAQICRSGLLQGYEDKLRDPAVQSLLQPGECERNPAEAFKRCVLLPLLGMKPPQQSLYLLVDSVDEGCNITEGEQTSTGFSGTVAELLAGHHEFFPPWLLLLCSARKQSKAVTKMFTGFRKISLDDLRKAYIVKDVQQYILHRLDQEEALRQHLTKETAEMLNQLHIKSSGCFLYLERVLDGVVENFIMLREIRDIPGTLNGLYLWLCQRLFVRKQFAKVQPILNVILAACRPLTITELYHAVWTKNMSLTLEDFQRKLDVLSKLLVDGLGNTKILFHYSFAEWLLDVKHCTQKYLCNAAEGHRMLAMSYTCQAKNLTPLEAQEFALHLINSNLQLETAELALWMIWNGTPVRDSLSTLIPKEQEVLQLLVKAGAHVNSEDDRTSCIVRQALEREDSIRTLLDNGASVNQCDSNGRTLLANAAYSGNLDVVNLLVSRGADLEIEDAHGHTPLTLAARQGHTKVVNCLIGCGANINHTDQDGWTALRSAAWGGHTEVVSALLYAGVKVDCADADSRTALRAAAWGGHEDIVLNLLQHGAEVNKADNEGRTALIAAAYMGHREIVEHLLDHGAEVNHEDVDGRTALSVAALCVPASKGHASVVSLLIDRGAEVDHCDKDGMTPLLVAAYEGHVDVVDLLLEGGADVDHTDNNGRTPLLAAASMGHASVVNTLLFWGAAVDSIDSEGRTVLSIASAQGNVEVVRTLLDRGLDENHRDDAGWTPLHMAAFEGHRLICEALIEQGARTNEIDNDGRIPFILASQEGHYDCVQILLENKSNIDQRGYDGRNALRVAALEGHRDIVELLFSHGADVNYKDADGRPTLYILALENQLTMAEYFLENGANVEASDAEGRTALHVSCWQGHLEMVQVLITYHADINAADNEKRSALQSAAWQGHVKVVQLLIEHGAIVDHTCNQGATALCIAAQEGHIDVVQVLLEHGADPNHADQFGRTAMRVAAKNGHSQIIKLLEKYGASSLNGCSPSPVHTMEQKPLQSVSSKMQSLTIKSNSSGSTGGGDMQPSLRGLPNGPAHAFSSPSESPDSTVDRQKSSLSNNSLKSSKNSSLRTTSSTATAQTVPIDSFHNLSFTEQIQQHSLPRSRSRQSIVSPSSTTQSLGQSHNSPSSEFEWSQVKPSLKSTKTNKGGKSENSSKSGAAGKKAKQNNSSQPKVLEYEMTQFDKRGLTAKSGTSVPPKQISAESQCKIMVPSTQQEIGRSQQQFLIHQQSGEQKKRNGIMTNPNYHLQSNQVFLGRVSVPRTIQDRGHQEVLEGYPSSETELSLKQALKLQIEGSDPSFNYKKETPL